A window of the Methyloprofundus sp. genome harbors these coding sequences:
- a CDS encoding tryptophanyl-tRNA synthetase — translation MTHSTILTGITTTGTPHLGNYVGAIRPAIEASKDATAKPFYFLADYHALIKCSDPEKVRQSSLEIAATWLALGLDTKNATFYRQSDIPEIMELTWMLTCVSAKGLMNRAHAYKASVAENEANANADPDKGITMGLFSYPILMAADMLIFNANKVPVGKDQIQHIEMARDIASRFNHIYGEHFALPEAVTDDNAATLLGLDGRKMSKSYNNTIPLFAPEKKLKKLINKIKTNSLEPGEPKDPTDCTLFSTYQAFATEHEVEDIRQQYANGIAWGEMKKVLFEKINTHIIPARERYDALIQDPKHIEMQLQEGAEKARTISAPFLLELRKAVGIQKII, via the coding sequence ATGACACACTCTACAATACTTACCGGCATCACCACAACAGGCACACCACACTTAGGAAACTATGTAGGCGCCATACGTCCCGCTATTGAGGCGAGCAAAGATGCAACAGCCAAGCCTTTTTATTTCTTGGCAGATTACCATGCATTAATAAAATGTAGCGACCCTGAAAAAGTACGCCAATCCAGCTTAGAGATTGCTGCAACTTGGCTAGCTTTAGGGCTTGATACTAAAAATGCAACATTTTATCGCCAATCAGATATTCCTGAAATTATGGAACTTACTTGGATGTTAACCTGCGTCTCTGCCAAAGGCTTAATGAATCGTGCGCATGCTTATAAGGCGAGTGTTGCCGAAAATGAAGCAAATGCCAATGCTGACCCAGATAAAGGCATTACTATGGGATTATTTAGTTACCCTATCCTAATGGCCGCTGATATGCTTATTTTTAATGCCAATAAAGTCCCTGTCGGTAAAGACCAAATTCAACATATTGAGATGGCGCGTGATATTGCGTCACGTTTCAACCACATTTATGGTGAGCACTTTGCTCTACCAGAGGCGGTTACTGATGATAATGCAGCCACCTTATTAGGCTTGGATGGCCGTAAAATGAGCAAAAGCTATAACAATACTATTCCGTTATTTGCACCAGAGAAAAAATTAAAGAAACTGATTAACAAAATCAAAACTAACTCGCTAGAGCCAGGAGAACCTAAAGACCCAACTGACTGCACGCTATTTAGTACCTACCAAGCTTTTGCGACAGAACATGAAGTTGAAGATATTCGGCAGCAGTATGCTAATGGCATTGCTTGGGGTGAAATGAAAAAGGTACTCTTTGAAAAGATTAACACCCATATCATCCCTGCTAGAGAACGCTATGATGCTTTAATTCAAGATCCTAAGCATATAGAAATGCAGTTACAAGAAGGTGCTGAAAAAGCACGGACAATTAGCGCCCCCTTTTTACTGGAACTGCGTAAAGCGGTGGGTATCCAGAAAATAATTTAA